A window of the Tachysurus fulvidraco isolate hzauxx_2018 chromosome 6, HZAU_PFXX_2.0, whole genome shotgun sequence genome harbors these coding sequences:
- the stx19 gene encoding syntaxin-19 — protein sequence MKDRLEELRLQIKANQGNHEDHSFTQNEEDEPVSFIGHWPQAVIFETEPVLENYLDEAKRVRDSLEDLEAEVKKFSQHQRNFVATMRRLSVMKKESSLTRDIKLQAENIRKKLDALSKQAKLTETELGASAATARIQRAQHDALFRRFQEVMRHYNDSLLSKQAKCKQFIIRQLEISGREVSEEEVENMVEQGKWDVFNENILVDVKITRTQLSEIEQRHKELITLESNMKDLRELFLDVFMLVEEQGDQINNIQANVEKTQDYVMACKEKFKTAVRYRKKNPLRRLCCCCCPWV from the coding sequence ATGAAGGATCGTTTAGAAGAGCTGCGTCTGCAGATCAAAGCAAATCAGGGAAATCATGAAGATCACTCTTTCACCCAAAATGAAGAGGATGAGCCAGTGTCCTTCATTGGTCACTGGCCACAAGCTGTGATTTTTGAGACCGAGCCTGTGCTAGAGAACTACCTGGATGAGGCCAAACGTGTTCGTGACAGCCTTGAAGACCTGGAGGCTGAGGTTAAGAAGTTCAGTCAACACCAAAGAAACTTTGTGGCCACCATGCGGCGTCTCAGCGTCATGAAAAAAGAGAGCAGCCTCACTCGGGACATCAAGCTGCAGGCTGAGAACATACGTAAGAAGCTTGATGCCCTATCAAAGCAGGCAAAGCTCACTGAGACTGAACTGGGGGCATCAGCTGCCACAGCCAGGATCCAGCGTGCTCAGCATGATGCACTCTTTCGGCGGTTCCAGGAGGTCATGCGTCATTACAATGACTCGCTCCTAAGCAAACAAGCCAAATGCAAGCAGTTCATCATCAGGCAGCTGGAAATCTCTGGCCGAGAGGTATCAGAGGAAGAAGTAGAAAATATGGTCGAGCAGGGTAAGTGGGATGTTTTCAATGAGAACATCTTAGTGGATGTCAAGATCACTCGCACACAGTTATCTGAGATAGAACAGCGCCACAAAGAACTGATCACCCTTGAGAGCAACATGAAGGATCTGAGAGAGCTCTTTCTAGATGTCTTCATGCTTGTGGAAGAGCAAGGAGATCAAATTAACAATATCCAGGCCAATGTAGAGAAGACTCAGGACTATGTGATGGCTTGTAAAGAGAAATTTAAAACGGCCGTCAGATATAGGAAGAAGAACCCTTTAAGAAGACTGTGTTGCTGCTGTTGCCCATGGGTGTGA